From Corvus cornix cornix isolate S_Up_H32 chromosome 17, ASM73873v5, whole genome shotgun sequence, the proteins below share one genomic window:
- the NOTCH1 gene encoding neurogenic locus notch homolog protein 1 isoform X1, producing the protein MERLLAPGLLVLLLPALTRGLRCSQLAESCLNGGKCETSPNGTEVCQCSGAYVGERCQLPNPCLSSPCKNAGTCTAVVRGSTVDYTCACRLGFTDELCLTPRNNVCLSNPCRNGGTCDLLTLSEYKCRCPPGWSGKTCQQADPCASNPCANGGQCVPFEAHYICRCTAGFHGANCKQDVNECNISPPVCKNGGSCTNEVGTYQCSCKPAYTGQNCEHLYVPCNPSPCQNGGTCRQIGDTTYDCTCLPGFTGQNCEENINDCPGNNCKNGGTCVDGVNTYNCQCPPEWTGQYCTEDVDECQLMPNACQNGGTCHNNHGGYNCVCVNGWTGEDCSENIDDCAMAACFHGATCHDRVASFYCECPHGRTGLLCHLDDACISNPCNEGSNCDTNPVNGKAICTCPSGYMGPACNQDVDECSLGANPCEHAGKCINTQGSFQCQCLQGYSGPRCEIDVNECLSNPCQNDATCLDQIGEFQCICMPGYEGVYCEINTDECASSPCLHNGNCLDKINEFHCECPTGFNGHLCQFDIDECASTPCKNGAKCVDGPNTYSCECTEGFTGTHCEIDIDECDPDPCHYGTCKDSIASFTCLCQPGYTGHRCDININECQSQPCKNGGTCQDRNNAYNCICLKGTTGPNCEINLDDCASNPCDYGKCIDKINGYECTCEPGYTGRMCNINIDECASNPCHNGGTCKDGINGFTCLCPEGFHDPKCLSEVNECNSNPCIHGKCHDGLNGYKCDCDPGWSGTNCDINNNECESNPCMNGGTCKDMTSGYICTCREGFSGPNCQTNINECASNPCLNQGTCIDDVAGYTCNCLLPYTGATCEDVLAPCAGSPCKNGGECQESEDYKSFSCSCPPGWQGQTCEIDINECVKSPCRNGATCQNTNGSYRCACRTGFSGRNCDTDIDDCKPNPCHNGGSCSDGIGTFFCECLAGFRGPKCEEDINECASNPCKNGANCTDCVNSYTCTCPSGFSGIHCENNTPDCTESSCFNGGTCVDGINTFTCVCLPGFTGSYCEHNINECDSKPCLNGGTCQDSYGTYKCTCPQGYTGLNCQNLVRWCDSSPCKNGGKCWQTSNLYHCECNSGWTGLYCDVPSVSCEVAAKQQGIDVAHLCRNSGLCVDTGNTHFCRCQAGYTGSYCEEQVDECSPNPCQNGATCTDYLGGYSCECVAGYHGVNCSEEINECLSHPCQNGGTCIDLINTYKCSCPRGTQGVHCEINVDDCSPFFDPVTLGPKCFNNGKCKDRVGGYSCICPPGFVGERCEGDVNECLSNPCDARGTQNCVQRVNDYKCECRPGYAGRRCDTVVDGCKGKPCRNGGTCAVASNTGRGFICKCPPGFVGATCENDSRTCGNLHCLNGGTCISIHKSSKCMCTPAFTGPECQYPASSPCTSNPCYNGGTCEFFSDASPYYRCNCPANFNGLNCHILDFDFQGGIGQDIIPPKIEEKCEIAVCAGYAGNKICDGKCNNHACGWDGGDCSLNFNDPWKNCSQSLQCWKYFNDGKCDSQCNNAGCLYDGFDCQKYEGQCNPLYDQYCKDHFSDGHCDQGCNNFECEWDGLDCANNMPEKLADGTLVVVVLITPENLKNNSFNFLRELSRVLHTNVVFKKNPKGEYMIFPYYGNEEELKKHYIKRSTEDWSDMSSAVINKVKSSLYSRAGRRQKRELDQMDIRGSIVYLEIDNRQCIQSSSQCFQSATDVAAFLGALASLGNLNIPYKIEAVKSETAEPTKNSQLYPMYVVVAALVLLAFIGLGVLVSRKRRREHGQLWFPEGFKVTESSKKKRREPLGEDSVGLKPLKNASDGTLMDDNQNEWGDEETLDTKKFRFEEQAMLPDTDDQTDHRQWTQQHLDAADLRISSMAPTPPQGEIDADCMDVNVRGPDGFTPLMIASCSGGGLETGNSEEEDDAPAVISDFIYQGASLHNQTDRTGETALHLAARYSRSDAAKRLLEASADANIQDNMGRTPLHAAVSADAQGVFQILIRNRATDLDARMHDGTTPLILAARLAVEGMLDDLINCHADVNAVDDLGKSALHWAAAVNNVEAAMVLLKNGANKDMQNNKEETPLFLAAREGSYETAKVLLDHFANRDITDHMDRLPRDIAQERMHHDIVRLLDEYNLVRSPPLHNGPLGAPTLSPPLCSPNSYIGNLKPTVQGKKARKPSTKGLSCNGKDAKDLKARRKKSQDGKGCLLDNSSVLSPVDSLESPHGYLSDVASPPLMTPPFQQSPSMPLNHLPGMPDAHLSINHLNMAGKQDMAMGNSSRMGFDSVPPRLSHLPVSSPSTVMSSGPMSFSVGGGAGLNGQCDWLSRLQNGMVQSQYNPLRGNLQPGAHQQPQNLQHGMMTSLHNGLPTTSLSQMMSYQAMPSTRLASQPHLMQSQQLQQMQQQQQLQQPNLQPQQQQPQQPQQPPPQPQQQQQHHNPGSNGSGHMGQNFLGTELSQPDLQPVSSSAMAVHTILPQDSQLLPTSLPSSLAQPMTTTQFLTPPSQHSYSSPLDNTPSHQLQVPDHPFLTPSPESPDQWSSSSPHSNVSDWSEGISSPPTSMQSQMGHIPEAFK; encoded by the exons GTGTAGCGGTGCCTACGTGGGCGAGCGGTGCCAGCTGCCCAACCCCTGCCTGAGCTCCCCCTGCAAGAACGCCGGCACCTGCACCGCGGTGGTGCGCGGCAGCACCGTGGATTACACCTGCGCCTGCCGCCTGGGCTTCACCGACGAGCTGTGCCTGACGCCCCGCAACAACGTCTGCCTCAGCAACCCCTGCCGCAACGGCGGCACCTGCGACCTGCTGACGCTCAGCGAGTACAAGTGCCGCTGCCCGCCCGGCTGGTCAG gcaAAACCTGCCAGCAGGCCGACCCCTGCGCCTCCAACCCCTGCGCCAACGGGGGCCAGTGCGTGCCCTTCGAAGCCCACTACATCTGCCGCTGCACCGCCGGCTTCCACGGCGCCAACTGCAAGCAGGACGTCAACGAGTGCAACATCTCCCCACCCGTCTGCAAGAACGGGGGCAGCTGCACCAACGAGGTGGGCACCTACCAGTGCTCCTGCAAGCCGGCCTACACCGGGCAGAACTGCGAGCACCTCTACGTGCCCTGCAACCCCTCGCCCTGCCAGAACGGGGGCACCTGCCGCCAGATCGGAGACACCACCTACGACTGCACCTGCCTGCCAG GGTTCACGGGTCAGAACTGTGAGGAGAACATCAATGACTGTCCGGGCAACAACTGCAAGAATGGGGGCACCTGTGTGGATGGCGTCAACACCTACAACTGCCAGTGCCCACCGGAGTGGACAG GTCAGTACTGCACTGAGGACGTGGACGAGTGCCAGCTGATGCCCAACGCCTGCCAGAACGGTGGCACCTGCCACAACAACCACGGCGGCTACAACTGTGTCTGTGTCAACGGCTGGACGGGCGAGGACTGCAGCGAGAACATCGATGACTGCGCCATGGCCGCCTGCTTCCACGGGGCCACCTGCCACGACCGGGTGGCCTCCTTCTACTGCGAGTGCCCCCACGGCCGCACAG GTCTGCTGTGCCACCTGGACGACGCCTGCATCAGCAACCCCTGCAACGAGGGCTCCAACTGCGACACCAACCCCGTCAATGGCAAAGCCATCTGCACGTGTCCTTCGGGGTACATGGGGCCAGCCTGCAACCAGGACGTGGACGAGTGTTCGCTGG GAGCCAACCCATGTGAGCACGCAGGGAAGTGCATCAACACTCAAGGGTCCTTCCAGTGCCAGTGTCTGCAGGGCTACTCGGGCCCTCGCTGTGAGATCGATGTCAATGAGTGCCTCTCCAACCCCTGCCAGAATGATGCCACCTGCCTGGACCAGATCGGGGAGTTCCAGTGCATCTGCATGCCCG GGTACGAGGGGGTTTACTGCGAGATCAACACGGACGAGTgtgccagcagcccctgcctgcacaATGGCAATTGCCTTGACAAGATCAACGAGTTCCACTGCGAGTGCCCCACTG GCTTCAACGGGCACCTGTGCCAGTTTGACATTGACGAGTGTGCCAGCACCCCCTGCAAGAATGGTGCCAAGTGCGTGGATGGCCCCAACACCTACAGCTGCGAGTGCACCGAAG GTTTCACGGGCACCCACTGTGAGATCGACATCGATGAGTGTGACCCTGACCCGTGCCACTACGGGACCTGCAAGGACAGCATCGCCTCCTTCacctgcctctgccagcccGGCTACACGGGCCACCGCTGCGACATCAACATCAACGAgtgccagagccagccctgcaaAAACGGGGGGACCTGCCAGGACAGGAACAACGCCTACAACTGCATTTGCCTCAAAGGGACCACGG gccCCAACTGCGAGATCAACCTGGACGACTGTGCCAGCAACCCCTGTGACTACGGCAAGTGTATCGACAAGATCAATGGCTACGAGTGCACCTGCGAGCCGGGGTATACAG GGCGCATGTGCAACATCAACATCGATGAGTGTGCCAGCAACCCCTGCCACAACGGGGGCACGTGCAAGGATGGCATCAACGGCTTCACCTGCCTCTGCCCCGAGGGCTTCCACGACCCCAAGTGCCTGTCCGAAGTGAACGAGTGCAACAGCAACCCCTGCATCCATGGGAAATGCCACGATGGATTGAATGG ctACAAGTGTGACTGTGACCCTGGCTGGAGTGGGACAAACTGTGACATTAACAACAATGAGTGTGAATCCAATCCCTGCATGAACGGTGGCACCTGCAAGGACATGACCAGTGGCTACATCTGCACCTGCAGGGAGGGCTTCAGCG GCCCCAACTGCCAGACCAATATCAATGAATGCGCTTCCAACCCCTGCCTGAACCAGGGCACGTGCATCGATGATGTCGCTGGCTACACCTGCAACTGCCTCCTGCCCTACACAG GAGCCACCTGTGAGGACGTGCTGgccccctgtgctggcagcccctgcAAGAACGGCGGCGAGTGCCAGGAGTCAGAGGACTACAAGAGCTTCTCCTGCAGTTGCCCCCCTGGCTGGCAAG gtCAGACCTGTGAGATCGACATCAATGAGTGTGTGAAGAGCCCCTGCCGGAATGGGGCTACGTGCCAGAACACCAACGGGAGCTACCGCTGCGCCTGCCGGACCGGCTTCTCCGGCCGCAACTGCGACACCGACATCGACGACTGCAAGCCCA ATCCGTGCCACAACGGTGGCTCCTGCTCTGATGGCATTGGCACGTTCTTCTGCGAGTGCCTGGCTGGTTTCCGTGGGCCCAAGTGCGAGGAGGACATCAATGAGTGCGCCAGCAACCCCTGCAAGAACGGGGCCAACTGCACCGACTGCGTCAACAGCTACACCTGCACCTGCCCCTCCGGCTTCAGCGGCATCCACTGCGAGAACAACACCCCTGACTGCACGGAGAG ctcctgcttcaaCGGTGGCACCTGCGTGGATGGCATCAACACCTTCACCTGCGTCTGCCTGCCCGGCTTCACAGGCAGCTACTGTGAGCACAACATCAATGAGTGTGACTCCAAGCCGTGCCTGAACGGGGGCACATGTCAGGACAGCTACGGGACGTACAAGTGCACCTGTCCCCAGGGATACACCGGGCTCAACTGCCAG aaCCTGGTGCGTTGGTGCGACTCCTCTCCCTGCAAAAATGGGGGCAAGTGCTGGCAGACCAGCAACCTGTACCACTGCGAGTGCAACAGCGGCTGGACAGGGCTCTACTGCGATGTCCCCAGTGTGTCCTGCGAGGTGGCTGCTAAGCAGCAAG GTATCGATGTAGCACATCTCTGCAGGAACTCAGGGCTCTGTGTAGACACTGGCAACACCCATTTCTGCCGCTGCCAAGCCGGCTACACCGGCAGCTACTGCGAGGAGCAGGTGGACGAGTGCTCCCCCAACCCCTGCCAGAATGGAGCCACCTGCACAGACTACCTGGGAGGCTACTCCTGCGAG TGTGTGGCTGGTTATCATGGAGTTAACTGCTCAGAGGAGATCAATGAGTGCTTGTCCCACCCGTGCCAGAATGGAGGAACCTGCATCGATCTCATCAATACGTACAAATGCTCCTGCCCCAGAGGAACTCAAG GGGTGCACTGTGAGATCAATGTGGATGACTGCAGCCCTTTCTTTGATCCTGTCACCCTGGGGCCCAAGTGCTTTAACAATGGCAAGTGCAAGGATCGGGTAGGTGGCTACAGCTGCATCTGCCCCCCTGGCTTTGTAGGGGAGCGCTGCGAGGGAGATGTCAACGAGTGCCTGTCCAACCCCTGCGACGCCCGCGGCACCCAGAACTGCGTGCAGCGGGTCAACGACTACAAATGCGAGTGCCGACCTGGCTATGCGG GCCGTCGCTGTGACACCGTGGTGGATGGCTGCAAAGGCAAACCCTGCAGGAATGGGGGGACCTGTGCTGTTGCCAGCAACACTGGCCGTGGCTTCATCTGCAAGTGCCCCCCG GGATTCGTGGGTGCCACCTGCGAGAACGACTCCCGCACCTGTGGGAACCTGCACTGCCTGAACGGTGGCACCTGCATCTCCATCCACAAGAGCTCCAAGTGCATGTGCACGCCGGCCTTCACGGGCCCCGAATGCCAGtacccagccagcagcccctgcacctCCAACCCCTGCTACAACGGGGGCACCTGCGAGTTCTTCAGCGACGCCTCGCCCTACTACCGCTGCAACTGCCCCGCCAACTTCAACGGCCTCAACTGCCACATCCTCGACTTCGACTTCCAGGGTGGCATCGGGCAGGACATCATCCCCCCCAAAATCGAGGAGAAGTGCGAGATCGCCGTGTGCGCGGGGTACGCCGGCAACAAGATCTGTGATGGGAAATGCAACAACCACGCCTGCGGCTGGGACGGGGGCGACTGCTCCCTCAACTTCAACGATCCCTGGAAGAACTGCTCCCagtctctgcagtgctggaagtATTTCAACGATGGCAAGTGTGACTCTCAGTGCAATAATGCTGGCTGCCTCTACGATGGGTTTGACTGCCAGAAATACGAGGGGCAGTGCAA ccctcTGTATGACCAGTACTGCAAAGATCACTTCTCGGATGGTCACTGTGACCAGGGTTGCAACAATTTTGAGTGTGAGTGGGATGGTCTGGACTGTGCAAACAACATGCCAGAGAAGCTGGCAGATGGCACGCTGGTGGTGGTGGTCCTCATCACCCCTGAGAACCTGAAGAACAACTCCTTCAACTTCCTGCGGGAGCTGAGCCGTGTCCTGCACACCAACGTGGTCTTCAAGAAGAACCCCAAGGGGGAATATATGATCTTCCCATACTATGGCAATGAGGAGGAACTGAAAAAACATTACATCAAGAGGTCCACAGAGGACTGGTCAGATATGTCCAGTGCTGTCATCAACAAAGTGAAGAGCAGTCTCTactccagggctggcaggaggcagaagaGGGAGCTCGATCAGATGGACATCAGAGG aTCCATCGTCTACTTGGAAATTGATAACCGCCAGTGCATCCAGTCATCTTCCCAGTGCTTCCAGAGTGCCACCGATGTGGCAGCATTCCTGGGAGCCTTGGCCTCCCTCGGCAACCTGAACATACCCTACAAAATAGAAGCTGTTAAAA GTGAAACAGCGGAGCCCACGAAGAACTCCCAGCTGTATCCTATGTACGTGGTGGTGGCTGCGCTGGTCTTGCTCGCCTTCATCGGACTGGGAGTGCTGGTGTCTCGCAAGCGGCGCAGGGAGCATGGGCAGCTTTGGTTCCCAGAGGGCTTCAAAGTGACGGAGTCGAGCAAGAAGAAGCGCCGGGAACCCCTCGGGGAGGATTCTGTTGGACTGAA acccCTCAAAAATGCTTCGGACGGCACGCTGATGGATGACAACCAGAATGAGTGGGGCGATGAGGAGACCTTGGACACCAAGAAGTTCAGG TTCGAGGAGCAGGCAATGCTGCCGGACACAGATGACCAGACAGATCACAGGCAGTGgacacagcagcacctggacGCCGCTGACCTGCGCATTTCCTCCATGGCTCCTACCCCTCCACAGGGGGAAATTGATGCTGACTGCATGGATGTCAACGTCAGAGGGCCGG ACGGCTTCACCCCCCTCATGATCGCCTCGTGCAGTGGAGGAGGGCTGGAGACCGGCAACAGCGAGGAGGAGGACGATGCTCCCGCCGTCATCTCGGACTTCATCTACCAGGGCGCCAGTCTGCACAACCAGACTGACCGCACCGGCGAGACCGCCCTGCACCTGGCCGCCAGGTACTCCCGCTCGGACGCTGCCAAGCGCCTGCTGGAGGCCAGTGCTGATGCCAACATCCAGGACAACATGGGCCGGACACCCCTGCACGCCGCCGTCTCTGCCGATGCCCAAGGAGTCTTCCAG ATCCTGATTAGGAACAGGGCAACAGACCTGGATGCCCGAATGCATGACGGGACCACTCCCCTGATCCTGGCCGCTCGCTTGGCTGTGGAGGGGATGCTGGATGACCTCATCAACTGCCACGCTGACGTCAACGCCGTGGATGATTTAG GCAAGTCAGCCCTGCActgggcagctgctgtgaaTAACGTGGAAGCTGCAATGGTCCTCCTGAAGAATGGTGCCAATAAGGACATGCAGAATAATAAG GAGGAGACTCCACTGTTCCTGGCAGCCAGAGAAGGGAGCTACGAAACCGCCAAGGTCCTGCTGGACCATTTTGCCAACCGGGACATCACGGACCACATGGACCGCCTGCCGCGGGACATCGCCCAGGAGCGCATGCACCACGACATCGTCCGGCTGCTGGACGAGTACAACCTGGTGCGGAGCCCTCCCCTGCACAACGGCCCCCTGGGGGCACCCACCCTGTCCCCCCCGCTCTGCTCCCCCAACAGCTACATCGGCAACCTCAAACCCACCGTGCAGGGCAAGAAGGCCAGGAAGCCGAGCACCAAGGGGCTGAGCTGCAATGGCAAGGATGCCAAAGACCTCAAAGCCCGGAGGAAAAAGTCCCAAGACGGAAAAGGGTGTCTGCTTGACAACTCCAGCGTGTTGTCTCCAGTGGACTCCCTGGAGTCGCCCCACGGGTACCTCTCAGACGTGGCCTCTCCCCCACTGATGACCCCTCCGTTCCAGCAGTCCCCTTCCATGCCTCTGAACCACCTGCCAGGCATGCCCGATGCCCACCTGAGCATCAACCACCTCAACATGGCGGGCAAGCAGGATATGGCCATGGGCAACTCCAGCAGGATGGGCTTCGATTCGGTGCCGCCGCGCCTGTCCCACCTGCCGGTGTCCAGCCCCAGCACGGTGATGAGCAGTGGCCCCATGAGCTTCTCGGTGGGCGGCGGAGCCGGGCTGAACGGGCAGTGTGACTGGCTCAGCAGGCTGCAGAACGGGATGGTGCAGAGCCAGTACAACCCCCTGCGAGGCAACCTGCAGCCCGGGGcgcaccagcagccccagaaCCTGCAGCACGGCATGATGACCTCCCTGCACAACGGGCTGCCCACCACCAGCTTGTCGCAGATGATGAGCTACCAGGCCATGCCCAGCACCCGGCTGGCGTCCCAGCCCCACCTgatgcagagccagcagctccagcagatgcagcagcagcagcagctccagcagcccaaCCTGcagccgcagcagcagcagccgcagcagccccagcagccgccgccgcagccgcagcagcagcagcagcaccacaacCCCGGCTCCAACGGGAGCGGCCACATGGGCCAGAATTTCCTCGGTACGGAGCTGAGCCAGCCCGACCTGCAGCCGGTGAGCAGCAGCGCCATGGCCGTGCACACCATCCTGCCGCAGgattcccagctgctgcccacctCCCTGCCGTCCTCCCTCGCCCAGCCCATGACCACCACGCAGTTCCTGACCCCACCTTCCCAGCACAGTTATTCCTCCCCCTTGGACAACACCCCCAGCCACCAGCTCCAGGTGCCCGACCACCCTTTCCTCACACCGTCTCCGGAGTCGCCGGACCAGTGgtccagctcctctcctcacTCCAATGTGTCCGACTGGTCCGAGGGCATCTCCAGCCCTCCCACGAGTATGCAGTCACAGATGGGACACATCCCCGAGGCCTTCAAGTGA